The Cellulomonas sp. P24 genome contains a region encoding:
- a CDS encoding methyl-accepting chemotaxis protein, translating to MRRLSSLSISARLVAVVVVVALGMAGLAAIAAAQIRTRIMTERENATRSVVEEALGVVTHFGDEAAAGTLTEAQAKRAAIDTVLSLRYAGNEYFWINDMTPTMIAHPIKPELDGTNLSATVDPDGKHLFVAFVDEVKAHGAGFVDYLWPKPGSDKPQPKVSYVAGYAPWGWVVGSGIYVDDVQSVALADTRALGLSALAILAAVAGLGMVVGRSIVRPIRHATQVLASGDISTRLETGRGRTELEQLGAALNRTLDRSASVASEVSAAVAQLDAAAGRLVGSSDGMARTADGVQRQTAAVTAAALQVSEGIDMVASGTHQMGASIGEISQNANAAARIAADAVRVAETTNQTVAALGASSAEIGSVVKVITAIAEQTNLLALNATIEAARAGDAGKGFAVVAGEVKELAQETARATGDISDRVESIQTAVQEAAAEIAEIAEIIGRINDYQVTIAGAVEEQTATTSAMAESVSSVADHSRTMVTNLEEVGHGTAETTRELETIRSEARELVGTSAGLKSAVTVYRA from the coding sequence ATGCGCCGACTGTCGTCCTTGTCGATCTCTGCCCGCCTCGTCGCCGTCGTCGTGGTCGTCGCGCTCGGGATGGCGGGCCTCGCCGCGATCGCCGCGGCGCAGATCCGCACCCGCATCATGACCGAGCGTGAGAACGCCACGCGCTCGGTCGTCGAGGAGGCGCTCGGCGTCGTCACGCACTTCGGGGACGAGGCGGCCGCCGGGACCCTCACCGAGGCGCAGGCGAAGAGGGCCGCGATCGACACCGTCCTGTCGTTGCGGTACGCGGGCAACGAGTACTTCTGGATCAACGACATGACGCCGACGATGATCGCGCACCCGATCAAGCCGGAGCTCGACGGGACGAACCTGAGCGCGACCGTCGACCCCGACGGGAAGCACCTCTTCGTCGCGTTCGTCGACGAGGTCAAGGCGCACGGCGCCGGGTTCGTCGACTACCTCTGGCCGAAGCCGGGCTCCGACAAGCCGCAGCCGAAGGTCTCCTACGTCGCCGGCTACGCCCCGTGGGGCTGGGTCGTCGGGTCGGGGATCTACGTCGACGACGTCCAGAGCGTCGCGCTGGCCGACACCCGGGCGCTCGGCCTCAGCGCCCTCGCCATCCTGGCTGCCGTCGCCGGTCTCGGGATGGTCGTCGGCCGGAGCATTGTCCGCCCGATCCGCCACGCGACGCAGGTGCTCGCGAGCGGGGACATCTCGACGCGGCTCGAGACCGGACGTGGACGGACCGAGCTCGAGCAGCTCGGCGCTGCGCTCAACCGCACCCTCGACCGGTCGGCGTCGGTCGCCAGCGAGGTGTCGGCAGCAGTGGCCCAGCTCGACGCAGCAGCCGGCCGGCTCGTCGGGAGCAGCGACGGCATGGCGCGGACGGCCGACGGTGTCCAGCGTCAGACCGCTGCCGTCACCGCCGCCGCGCTGCAGGTCAGCGAGGGCATCGACATGGTGGCCTCCGGCACGCACCAGATGGGGGCGTCGATCGGCGAGATCTCCCAGAACGCGAACGCTGCCGCGCGGATCGCTGCGGACGCGGTGCGGGTCGCCGAGACGACCAACCAGACCGTCGCCGCCCTCGGCGCCTCGTCCGCCGAGATCGGCAGCGTCGTCAAGGTCATCACGGCGATCGCCGAGCAGACGAACCTGCTGGCGCTCAACGCGACGATCGAGGCCGCGCGGGCCGGGGACGCCGGCAAGGGCTTCGCGGTCGTCGCCGGCGAGGTCAAGGAGCTCGCCCAGGAGACCGCCCGGGCCACCGGTGACATCTCCGACCGCGTGGAGTCCATCCAGACCGCCGTCCAGGAGGCCGCCGCCGAGATCGCCGAGATCGCCGAGATCATCGGGCGCATCAACGACTACCAGGTGACGATCGCGGGTGCGGTCGAGGAGCAGACGGCGACGACGTCGGCGATGGCCGAGAGCGTGTCGAGCGTCGCCGACCACAGCCGGACGATGGTCACGAACCTCGAGGAGGTCGGTCACGGCACCGCGGAGACCACCCGTGAGCTCGAGACGATCCGTTCCGAGGCCCGCGAGCTCGTCGGGACCTCGGCCGGGCTGAAGTCCGCGGTGACGGTGTACCGAGCCTGA
- a CDS encoding nitrite/sulfite reductase, translating into MTPTRATPASTLTSTDAPAAAVPARPRTTRSNGQWAVDGRTPLNASEEMKAEDNGLNVRERIERVYAVQGFDSIADDDLHGRFRWWGLYTQRKPGIDGGRTATLEPHELEDRYFMLRVRVDGGALTTEQLRTIGGISTAFARDTADITDRHNIQLHWVRIEDVPEIWRRLEHVGLSTTEACGDVPRVILGSPVAGIAADEIIDPTRAIQEIARRYIGDPELANLPRKFKTAITGHPSQDVVHEINDVAFVATVHPDLGAGFDLWVGGGLSTNPRLGERLGAFVSEELVPQVWVAVTSLFRDYGYRRLRTKARLKFLLADWGPQELRRVLQDEYLGFALPDGPPPPQPTRSGDHVGVHRQKDGRYYVGAAPYVGRVSGSALTGVADLADAAGAHRVRLTPYQKLLVLDVPEDHVDAVVSGLRTHGLETDPSPFRRATIACTGIEFCKLAIVETKATAARAIDSLEERLGDLGDLTPIRLHVNGCPNSCARIQTADIGLKGQLVLDDDGTQVPGYQVHLGGGLASADREEAGLGRTVRGLKVTADGVPEYVERVVRRYVAERETGADGPESFAVWAHRADEEALR; encoded by the coding sequence ATGACGCCTACCCGAGCCACGCCCGCCAGCACCCTCACCTCGACAGACGCTCCCGCCGCCGCGGTGCCCGCACGTCCGCGCACCACCCGGTCGAACGGCCAGTGGGCCGTCGACGGTCGCACCCCGCTCAACGCGAGCGAGGAGATGAAGGCCGAGGACAACGGCCTGAACGTGCGCGAGCGCATCGAGCGCGTCTACGCGGTCCAGGGCTTCGACTCGATCGCCGACGACGACCTGCACGGGCGCTTCCGCTGGTGGGGCCTGTACACGCAGCGCAAGCCCGGGATCGACGGCGGACGGACCGCGACGCTCGAGCCGCACGAGCTCGAGGACCGCTACTTCATGCTCCGGGTGCGGGTGGACGGCGGCGCACTGACGACCGAGCAGCTCCGGACGATCGGCGGGATCTCGACCGCGTTCGCCCGCGACACCGCCGACATCACCGACCGGCACAACATCCAGCTGCACTGGGTCCGCATCGAGGACGTCCCCGAGATCTGGCGGCGGCTCGAGCACGTCGGGCTGAGCACGACCGAGGCGTGCGGCGACGTCCCGCGCGTGATCCTCGGCAGCCCGGTCGCCGGCATCGCGGCCGACGAGATCATCGACCCGACCCGCGCGATCCAGGAGATCGCCCGGCGGTACATCGGCGACCCCGAGCTCGCGAACCTGCCGCGCAAGTTCAAGACCGCGATCACCGGGCACCCGAGCCAGGACGTCGTGCACGAGATCAACGACGTCGCGTTCGTCGCGACCGTGCACCCGGACCTCGGCGCCGGGTTCGACCTGTGGGTCGGCGGCGGGCTCAGCACGAACCCCCGCCTCGGTGAGCGCCTCGGCGCGTTCGTGTCCGAGGAGCTGGTCCCGCAGGTCTGGGTCGCGGTCACCTCGCTCTTCCGTGACTACGGCTACCGCCGACTGCGCACCAAGGCCCGGCTGAAGTTCCTGCTCGCGGACTGGGGTCCGCAGGAGCTCCGGCGCGTCCTGCAGGACGAGTACCTCGGCTTCGCGCTGCCCGACGGACCACCGCCTCCGCAGCCGACCCGCTCCGGCGACCACGTCGGCGTGCACCGCCAGAAGGACGGCCGGTACTACGTCGGCGCCGCACCGTACGTCGGGCGGGTGTCCGGATCCGCACTGACCGGTGTGGCCGACCTCGCCGACGCCGCCGGGGCGCACCGGGTCCGCCTCACGCCGTACCAGAAGCTGCTCGTGCTCGACGTCCCCGAGGACCACGTCGACGCCGTCGTGTCCGGTCTGCGCACGCACGGCCTCGAGACCGACCCGAGCCCGTTCCGACGGGCGACGATCGCGTGCACGGGCATCGAGTTCTGCAAGCTGGCGATCGTCGAGACCAAGGCCACGGCCGCCCGCGCGATCGACTCGCTCGAGGAGCGCCTCGGCGACCTCGGCGACCTGACCCCCATCCGGCTGCACGTCAACGGCTGCCCCAACTCGTGCGCCCGGATCCAGACCGCGGACATCGGCCTCAAGGGTCAGCTCGTCCTCGACGACGACGGCACCCAGGTCCCCGGCTACCAGGTGCACCTCGGTGGCGGTCTCGCGTCGGCCGACCGTGAGGAGGCCGGGCTCGGCCGCACCGTGCGCGGGCTCAAGGTCACGGCCGACGGCGTCCCCGAGTACGTCGAACGCGTCGTGCGCCGGTACGTCGCCGAGCGCGAGACGGGCGCGGACGGACCCGAGTCGTTCGCCGTCTGGGCACACCGCGCGGACGAGGAGGCGCTGCGATGA
- a CDS encoding phosphoadenylyl-sulfate reductase, translating to MSTPTTPRTSALPGLRVAPTAATTSTPTVQVTRRPRRTADELRAVVEEAAPRLADAGAQGVAAWAVQEFGGWLAVACSMADAVLPHLVAQAGLAAGVAPVDVLFLDTGYHFAETLATRDLVAARLPVRVVDVTPRLSVAEQDAAHGVDLYARDPGACCRMRKVEPLTEQLAGYEAWVTGVRREEAPTRAGTPVVTWDAAHGLVKINPLAAWTFDELLAYAAEHEVPLNPLLDDGYPSIGCRPCTSRVAPGADPRSGRWAGLAKTECGIHP from the coding sequence ATGAGCACCCCGACGACGCCACGCACCTCGGCGCTCCCCGGTCTCCGGGTCGCGCCGACCGCCGCGACCACCTCCACACCGACGGTGCAGGTCACTCGCCGGCCGCGTCGCACCGCGGACGAGCTCCGGGCCGTCGTCGAGGAGGCCGCTCCCCGGCTCGCCGACGCCGGCGCGCAGGGCGTGGCAGCGTGGGCTGTGCAGGAGTTCGGCGGGTGGCTCGCGGTCGCGTGCTCGATGGCCGACGCCGTCCTGCCTCACCTGGTCGCTCAGGCGGGCCTGGCCGCCGGCGTCGCGCCGGTCGACGTGCTGTTCCTCGACACCGGCTACCACTTCGCCGAGACGCTCGCGACGCGGGACCTCGTCGCGGCGCGGCTGCCGGTCCGGGTCGTCGACGTCACGCCCCGGCTCAGCGTCGCCGAGCAGGACGCCGCGCACGGCGTCGACCTGTACGCCCGGGACCCGGGCGCGTGCTGCCGGATGCGCAAGGTCGAGCCGCTCACGGAGCAGCTCGCCGGCTACGAGGCGTGGGTGACCGGCGTGCGACGCGAGGAAGCACCGACGCGTGCCGGGACGCCCGTCGTCACGTGGGACGCGGCGCACGGGCTCGTGAAGATCAACCCCCTCGCGGCGTGGACCTTCGACGAGCTGCTCGCGTACGCGGCCGAGCACGAGGTCCCGCTCAACCCGTTGCTGGACGACGGGTACCCGTCGATCGGCTGCCGCCCGTGCACCAGCCGCGTCGCCCCCGGAGCAGACCCCCGGTCCGGCCGTTGGGCCGGGCTGGCCAAGACCGAATGCGGGATCCACCCATGA
- the cysD gene encoding sulfate adenylyltransferase subunit CysD produces the protein MTTTDAPTTPRDHAGAGRQPGTGDELGPTATSTAPRERRLTQLQALESESVHIIREVVAEFERPVLLFSGGKDSVVMLHLAVKAFWPGPVPFPVLHVDTGHNFPEVLAFRDATVERLGLRLEVVRVQDYLDDGRLRERADGTRNQLQTIPLLDAVSRHDAVFGGGRRDEEKARAKERVYSLRDEFGQWDPRNQRPELWNLYNGRHRPGEHVRVFPLSNWTELDVWRYVAVEQIALPPLYYAHDREVFSRDGMWLAVGPHSMPRAGEVPTTRRVRYRTVGDASCTGAVESDAVHVDDVVREIAATRITERGATRADDRASEAAMEDRKKEGYF, from the coding sequence ATGACCACCACCGACGCACCGACGACCCCCCGCGACCACGCGGGCGCCGGCAGGCAGCCGGGCACCGGCGACGAGCTCGGGCCGACCGCGACGAGTACCGCACCACGCGAACGCCGCCTGACGCAGCTCCAGGCGCTCGAGAGCGAGTCCGTGCACATCATCCGCGAGGTCGTCGCGGAGTTCGAGCGACCCGTGCTGCTGTTCAGCGGCGGCAAGGACTCCGTCGTGATGCTGCACCTCGCGGTCAAGGCGTTCTGGCCGGGACCGGTGCCGTTCCCGGTGCTGCACGTCGACACCGGGCACAACTTCCCCGAGGTCCTCGCGTTCCGGGACGCGACGGTCGAACGCCTCGGGCTGCGCCTCGAGGTCGTCCGCGTGCAGGACTACCTGGACGACGGACGACTGCGTGAGCGGGCGGACGGGACGCGCAACCAGCTCCAGACGATCCCGCTGCTCGACGCCGTCTCACGTCACGACGCGGTGTTCGGGGGTGGGCGCCGGGACGAGGAGAAGGCGCGCGCCAAGGAGCGCGTCTACAGCCTGCGTGACGAGTTCGGGCAGTGGGATCCGCGTAACCAGCGGCCCGAGCTGTGGAACCTCTACAACGGTCGGCACCGGCCGGGTGAGCACGTCCGCGTCTTCCCGCTGAGCAACTGGACCGAGCTCGACGTGTGGCGCTACGTCGCGGTCGAGCAGATCGCGCTGCCACCGCTGTACTACGCGCACGACCGCGAGGTCTTCTCCCGCGACGGCATGTGGCTCGCCGTCGGGCCGCACTCGATGCCTCGCGCAGGCGAGGTCCCGACGACGCGCCGGGTGCGCTACCGGACCGTCGGTGACGCGTCGTGCACGGGCGCCGTCGAGAGCGACGCCGTCCACGTGGACGACGTCGTGCGGGAGATCGCGGCCACCCGGATCACCGAGCGAGGCGCCACCCGGGCCGACGACCGCGCGTCGGAGGCCGCCATGGAGGACCGCAAGAAGGAGGGGTACTTCTGA
- a CDS encoding sulfate adenylyltransferase subunit 1 — MSTLLRLATAGSVDDGKSTLVGRLLYDSRSVLTDQLDAVERVSRDRGLEQTDLALLTDGLRAEREQGITIDVAYRYFATARRSFILADCPGHVQYTRNTVTGASTADAVVLLVDARKGLLEQTRRHLAVASLLRVPHVVVAVNKIDLVDFDEATYLALAAQVGAAATDLGLADVRTLPVSALAGDNVVDRSGRTPWYGGPSLLELLEELPAGDDPSAEAFRFPVQVVLRPQGAARDARHRDYRGYAGQIAAGVVTVGDAVIALPSGRRSTVVGIDTADGELAEAFAPQSVALRLADDIDLARGDLLAAVADAPVPTRELAATIAWLSDRTLLPGTRVLLKHTTRTVQAVVRDVVGRLDLDSAEIVPAEQLGLNDIGQVQLRLASPVVAEEYVDARRTGAFLLIDPHDGATLAAGMVGEPLAEARCPGRRPAQYAI; from the coding sequence ATGAGCACGCTGCTGCGACTGGCCACGGCCGGTTCCGTGGACGACGGCAAGTCCACCCTCGTGGGCCGTCTCCTGTACGACTCCAGGTCGGTGCTGACCGACCAGCTCGACGCGGTCGAGCGTGTGAGCCGTGACCGCGGGCTCGAGCAGACCGACCTCGCGCTGCTGACCGACGGCCTGCGCGCCGAGCGCGAGCAGGGCATCACGATCGACGTCGCGTACCGGTACTTCGCGACGGCCCGACGCTCGTTCATCCTCGCCGACTGCCCCGGTCACGTGCAGTACACCCGGAACACCGTGACCGGGGCGAGCACCGCGGACGCCGTCGTGCTGCTCGTCGACGCGCGCAAGGGGCTCCTCGAGCAGACGCGGCGGCACCTGGCCGTCGCGAGCCTGCTGCGGGTGCCGCACGTGGTCGTCGCGGTGAACAAGATCGACCTGGTCGACTTCGACGAGGCCACCTACCTCGCGCTCGCGGCGCAGGTCGGTGCGGCCGCGACCGACCTCGGGCTCGCCGACGTGCGGACCCTGCCGGTCTCGGCCCTCGCCGGGGACAACGTCGTGGACCGGTCCGGCCGCACCCCCTGGTACGGCGGGCCGAGCCTGCTCGAGCTGCTCGAGGAGCTCCCGGCCGGCGACGACCCGTCCGCGGAGGCGTTCCGGTTCCCGGTGCAGGTCGTCCTGCGTCCGCAGGGTGCCGCGCGCGACGCACGCCACCGTGACTACCGCGGGTACGCCGGGCAGATCGCGGCAGGCGTCGTCACGGTCGGCGACGCGGTGATCGCCCTGCCGTCCGGGCGTCGCAGCACCGTCGTCGGGATCGACACCGCTGACGGCGAGCTCGCCGAGGCGTTCGCGCCGCAGTCGGTGGCCCTCCGGCTCGCCGACGACATCGACCTCGCGCGGGGCGACCTGCTCGCGGCCGTCGCCGACGCCCCGGTCCCGACGCGGGAGCTCGCGGCCACGATCGCCTGGTTGTCCGACCGCACGCTGCTCCCGGGCACACGCGTGCTGCTCAAGCACACGACCCGCACGGTCCAGGCGGTGGTGCGCGACGTCGTCGGGCGCCTCGACCTCGATTCGGCCGAGATCGTCCCGGCCGAGCAGCTCGGGCTGAACGACATCGGGCAGGTGCAGCTGCGGCTCGCCTCGCCCGTGGTGGCCGAGGAGTACGTCGACGCGCGGCGCACCGGCGCGTTCCTGCTGATCGACCCGCACGACGGCGCGACGCTCGCGGCCGGGATGGTGGGCGAGCCGCTCGCGGAGGCGCGGTGTCCCGGACGCCGCCCCGCCCAGTACGCGATCTGA
- a CDS encoding ABC transporter ATP-binding protein, translating into MTTTLIDDAARLRTTPAVRLHQVGKRFSAHGTAAVDRVDLTIAPGEFVCLVGASGCGKTTLLHLVAGIETPTSGTVEVAGAGVGTGAAVMFQDAALYPWLSARGNVELALRLGGVARRERRARAEDLLRLVHLGERGESAVHELSGGMRQRVALARALAQDREVLLMDEPFAALDAITRDLLHDELERVWRATGRTVVLITHDVREAVRLGQRVLLMAGRPGRVVHEWQVEDRREPVAAAALAATITDRLREEMHRDAR; encoded by the coding sequence ATGACGACGACCCTGATCGACGACGCCGCCCGTCTGCGCACGACGCCCGCGGTCCGGCTGCACCAGGTGGGCAAGCGGTTCTCCGCCCACGGGACCGCTGCCGTGGACCGTGTCGACCTGACGATCGCACCCGGTGAGTTCGTGTGCCTCGTGGGCGCGTCCGGGTGCGGGAAGACGACGTTGCTGCACCTCGTCGCCGGGATCGAGACGCCGACGTCGGGCACCGTCGAGGTCGCGGGTGCAGGTGTCGGGACGGGGGCAGCCGTGATGTTCCAGGACGCGGCCCTGTACCCGTGGCTCTCGGCGCGCGGCAACGTCGAGCTCGCGCTGCGCCTGGGCGGCGTGGCGCGGCGCGAGCGGCGTGCGCGCGCCGAGGACCTGCTCCGGCTGGTGCATCTCGGGGAGCGCGGCGAGTCGGCCGTGCACGAGCTCTCCGGCGGGATGCGTCAGCGGGTCGCGCTCGCGCGGGCCCTCGCCCAGGACCGCGAGGTGCTCCTCATGGACGAGCCGTTCGCGGCGCTCGACGCGATCACTCGCGACCTGCTGCACGACGAGCTCGAGCGGGTCTGGCGTGCGACCGGGCGCACGGTTGTGCTCATCACCCACGATGTGCGCGAGGCCGTGCGTCTGGGGCAGCGCGTCCTGCTGATGGCGGGCCGGCCGGGGCGGGTCGTGCACGAGTGGCAGGTCGAGGATCGTCGTGAGCCGGTGGCCGCCGCCGCCCTCGCGGCCACGATCACCGACCGGTTGCGCGAGGAGATGCACCGCGATGCCCGCTGA
- a CDS encoding ABC transporter permease subunit encodes MPADHSLLTALATSLGRGVVGFVLAVAIGTPIGIAVARVRWVRTALGPLLKALQVLPSVAWVPAAVLWFGLTDATVYFVVLVGSVPSVVTGLVTGIDQVPAWYRRVGTVLGAGPLAMTQHVILPAALPAYVSGLRQSWAFAWRSLMGAELIAGGDRLGFGLGSLLHDGRVRDDLRTVLVAMLLILAVGVVAELAGFAPLEQRLARRRGLVTEVARRPRRGLAPELAR; translated from the coding sequence ATGCCCGCTGACCACTCCCTGCTGACCGCGCTCGCGACCAGCCTCGGGCGCGGCGTCGTCGGGTTCGTGCTCGCCGTCGCGATCGGCACGCCGATCGGGATCGCGGTGGCACGCGTGCGCTGGGTCCGGACCGCGCTCGGGCCGCTCCTGAAGGCCCTTCAGGTGCTGCCGTCCGTGGCGTGGGTCCCGGCTGCGGTGCTCTGGTTCGGGCTCACCGACGCGACGGTGTACTTCGTGGTGCTCGTGGGGTCCGTCCCGTCCGTCGTGACCGGCCTGGTGACCGGCATCGACCAGGTACCGGCGTGGTACCGGCGCGTGGGCACCGTGCTCGGCGCCGGACCGCTCGCGATGACCCAGCACGTGATCCTGCCGGCGGCCCTCCCCGCGTACGTCTCCGGGCTCCGGCAGAGCTGGGCGTTCGCGTGGCGGTCGCTGATGGGCGCCGAGCTGATCGCCGGTGGCGACCGTCTCGGCTTCGGGCTCGGTTCGCTGCTCCACGACGGCCGGGTGCGGGACGACCTCCGCACGGTGCTCGTCGCGATGCTCCTGATCCTCGCGGTCGGCGTCGTGGCGGAGCTCGCCGGCTTCGCGCCGCTCGAGCAGCGCCTCGCACGCCGCCGCGGTCTCGTCACCGAGGTGGCCCGGCGACCGCGCCGCGGGCTCGCTCCGGAGCTGGCCCGGTGA
- the cobA gene encoding uroporphyrinogen-III C-methyltransferase, translating to MSGPTGRSAGQPGGFDHPDYPLTLRVAGRRVLVVGGGPVAERRVRGLLDAEADVHVVAPEVTPGLGALAAAGRLTWRDRVYRDGDLADAWLVHTATGSRTVDERVAADAEVAQVWCVRTGDPAASAAWVPAVTRVDDVLVAVNAGGDPRRAMRLRDAVTTLLRSGRLPLRRHRPGPGSVALVGGGPGDPGLLTVRGRTLLAEADVVVVDRLAPRAVLAELDPDVLVVDVGKSPGHHPVPQDDINALLVEHARAGRRVVRLKGGDPYVFGRGSEEASVLREAGIPVEVVPGVTSAVSVPAAAGIPVTHRGLSRGFSVLTSHDELHTLPPTEQHTIVLLMGVSRLAESCDALVAGGRSPHTPVAVVEDGYGPGQRVTTGTLATIAARATEVGVRSPAVTVIGDVVRLSPAWGVPATGVTPARPGVPLASW from the coding sequence GTGAGTGGGCCCACCGGGCGGTCGGCTGGGCAGCCGGGCGGGTTCGACCACCCGGACTACCCACTGACGCTGCGGGTCGCCGGTCGCCGCGTTCTCGTCGTGGGCGGCGGTCCGGTGGCTGAGCGACGGGTTCGCGGGCTCCTCGACGCCGAGGCCGACGTGCACGTGGTCGCCCCCGAGGTGACTCCCGGTCTCGGTGCGCTCGCAGCAGCGGGCCGGCTGACCTGGCGTGATCGCGTGTACCGCGACGGCGACCTCGCCGACGCGTGGCTCGTGCACACCGCAACCGGCTCGCGCACGGTCGACGAGCGCGTCGCGGCCGACGCGGAGGTCGCACAGGTGTGGTGCGTCCGCACCGGCGACCCTGCGGCCTCGGCGGCGTGGGTTCCCGCGGTGACCCGCGTCGACGACGTCCTCGTCGCGGTCAACGCCGGCGGCGACCCACGCCGTGCGATGCGGCTCCGGGACGCCGTCACGACGCTGCTGCGCTCCGGGCGCCTGCCGCTCCGGCGCCACCGACCGGGCCCGGGTTCTGTCGCGCTGGTCGGGGGCGGCCCCGGCGACCCCGGTCTGCTCACGGTCCGCGGGCGAACCCTGCTCGCCGAGGCGGACGTCGTGGTCGTCGATCGCCTCGCGCCCCGAGCGGTGCTCGCCGAGCTCGACCCCGACGTCCTCGTGGTCGACGTCGGCAAGTCACCCGGTCACCACCCGGTCCCGCAGGACGACATCAACGCGCTGCTCGTCGAGCACGCGCGGGCCGGACGCCGAGTAGTACGACTCAAGGGTGGCGATCCGTACGTCTTCGGCCGCGGCTCCGAGGAGGCCTCCGTACTACGGGAGGCCGGGATCCCGGTCGAGGTCGTCCCCGGTGTCACGAGCGCGGTCTCGGTCCCGGCAGCCGCCGGTATCCCGGTCACCCACCGGGGTCTGTCGCGCGGGTTCAGCGTCCTGACCAGCCACGACGAGCTGCACACGCTCCCGCCCACCGAGCAGCACACGATCGTGCTGCTCATGGGCGTGAGCCGGCTCGCAGAGAGCTGTGACGCCCTCGTCGCGGGCGGTCGCTCGCCGCACACCCCGGTGGCCGTCGTCGAGGACGGCTACGGTCCCGGCCAGCGCGTCACCACTGGAACGCTGGCGACGATCGCGGCCCGGGCGACGGAGGTCGGCGTACGGTCACCGGCCGTGACGGTGATCGGCGACGTCGTGCGGCTCTCACCGGCGTGGGGCGTTCCCGCGACCGGTGTCACCCCAGCGCGACCAGGCGTCCCCCTGGCGTCGTGGTGA
- a CDS encoding PQQ-like beta-propeller repeat protein, which yields MALVATASSVVQVVRERGRLARLAGVPGVVSPVVGPVNELWATDRQPDLAGAHDVGGVMVDTWSGPDGTVVRGIDPQTGTDVWSRPLEGAGSHVGRCALADGPVAGTDRAVLVCMVVDAATSADAGARSVPTQVHLDVLDPRTGAVLSTLPAAPTDVIAGLGADIVVSRVLTGGVQLSRIDPRTGSVVWTTDLTHPAGAAASSPGLRVFAGHVVVDAGALAWEVSGTGVVQGHWSDLRTSTTWSIWRTTGGHLLRATFAPFGGETTVTDLDTGVRVVTSGTVQNLVGVDDGSAPDLLLVGGARLTAWDLATGAERWHVDGPADSVVVLDGTVYSVSSNVLRSQDAETGTVRWTRRNHYGPMPTLETDGQSLYVTTISASSVASTLRAVSLSDGSLVWTSTLTGSVVSLLVLAGQLFTTTPGGRLVALG from the coding sequence GTGGCGCTCGTGGCGACGGCGTCGTCGGTGGTCCAGGTGGTGCGGGAGCGTGGGCGACTGGCACGGCTGGCGGGCGTGCCGGGGGTCGTCTCGCCGGTCGTCGGGCCGGTGAACGAGCTCTGGGCGACGGACCGGCAGCCCGACCTTGCCGGCGCCCATGACGTCGGCGGGGTGATGGTCGACACCTGGAGCGGACCGGACGGCACGGTCGTCCGGGGGATCGACCCGCAGACCGGCACCGACGTGTGGTCGCGGCCGCTGGAAGGCGCCGGCAGTCATGTGGGCCGCTGCGCGCTGGCCGACGGTCCGGTCGCCGGGACCGACCGCGCGGTGCTGGTGTGCATGGTCGTCGACGCGGCGACGTCCGCCGACGCCGGTGCGCGATCCGTGCCCACCCAGGTGCACCTCGACGTCCTCGACCCACGGACCGGGGCCGTCCTGTCGACCCTGCCGGCCGCACCGACGGACGTGATCGCCGGGCTCGGCGCGGACATCGTCGTCTCACGGGTCCTGACCGGGGGTGTGCAGCTCTCCCGGATCGACCCCCGCACGGGTTCCGTGGTGTGGACGACCGACCTGACCCATCCAGCAGGTGCCGCAGCGTCGTCTCCGGGTCTCCGGGTGTTCGCCGGCCACGTGGTGGTCGACGCGGGTGCGCTGGCGTGGGAGGTGTCCGGCACCGGCGTGGTGCAGGGGCACTGGAGCGACCTGCGGACCAGCACGACGTGGTCGATCTGGCGCACGACCGGCGGGCACCTCCTGCGGGCGACGTTCGCGCCGTTCGGCGGCGAGACGACCGTGACGGATCTCGACACCGGGGTGCGCGTCGTGACGTCCGGCACCGTGCAGAACCTCGTCGGGGTGGACGACGGGTCGGCCCCGGACCTCCTCCTTGTTGGCGGTGCGCGGCTGACGGCGTGGGACCTCGCGACGGGGGCCGAGCGCTGGCACGTCGACGGCCCGGCGGACTCGGTCGTCGTGCTCGACGGCACCGTGTACTCGGTGAGCTCGAACGTGCTCCGCTCCCAGGACGCCGAGACGGGCACGGTCCGGTGGACGCGTCGCAACCACTACGGCCCGATGCCGACGCTCGAGACCGACGGTCAGTCGCTGTACGTCACGACGATCAGCGCGTCGTCGGTCGCCTCGACCCTGCGGGCGGTGAGCCTGTCCGACGGGTCGCTCGTGTGGACGAGCACGCTGACGGGGAGCGTGGTCTCCCTGCTCGTGCTCGCAGGCCAGCTCTTCACCACGACGCCAGGGGGACGCCTGGTCGCGCTGGGGTGA